In one Dermacentor albipictus isolate Rhodes 1998 colony chromosome 4, USDA_Dalb.pri_finalv2, whole genome shotgun sequence genomic region, the following are encoded:
- the LOC135900200 gene encoding peritrophin-1-like, translating to MQTKVMVPIFVAFVMAVADISEVKAEEFVVCPVVDDKGDNVTLLPNLYDCSTFYMCSQGVPTLTECPHNLHFNRKLNVCDFPWHAACIELPPLEPKLSTTTEAPVATERIVITKTVKEVYRPVDEEAPVL from the exons ATGCAAACAAAAGTGATGGTGCCCATTTTTGTGGCATTTGTCATGGCTGTGGCGGACATCTCAGAGGTCAAGGCTGAGGAATTCGTGGTTTGCCCCGTCGTGGACGACAAGGGAGACAACGTCACCCTGCTGCCAAACCTGTACGACTGCTCCACGTTCTACATGTGTTCTCAG GGTGTCCCGACGCTGACCGAGTGTCCTCATAACCTGCACTTCAACCGCAAGCTGAACGTGTGCGACTTTCCATGGCACGCGGCCTGCATCGAGCTCCCTCCCTTGGAACCCAAGCTGTCGACGACCACTGAAGCCCCCGTGGCCACCGAGAGAATTGTCATCACGAAAACTGTCAAGGAGGTCTACAGGCCCGTCGACGAAGAAGCACCTGTATTGTAG